Proteins encoded within one genomic window of Triticum aestivum cultivar Chinese Spring chromosome 2D, IWGSC CS RefSeq v2.1, whole genome shotgun sequence:
- the LOC123050641 gene encoding uncharacterized protein: MATEKVLSDDNLLEEILLRLDLPTCLVRASLACSRWLCAVSRPAFLRRFRRLHAPRLLGFYVVGDGVPRQDFVPVPSPPELAAVLRRASSGLDAYSDFSFTIDDCRNGRLLVDGYRVGGTQVVSPLLHRQHHLAPALVLPPPPPASLDGVSHGYTFLPEDGGDGASYHRVDLEHHGRQVSAQVSTLGSGAWTVQIAKAELPEPPDRIPDLTVLLRGKLYMVTTAGYILGLDLAAASFFVVQLPDGVTYQYFGSLVLSRGYDDHHHDGDHLYLFHVVDRFQLQVWRRRPWTTAADDEAQWVLVHSICLRKACGHLVQQTLVGFSVVGVGDNAEFAFLEEDSGAFVLLWLGSRTVEKVYQRDPDNDELIIVYPVTMVWPPVFPPHQASRAKFRNLEEAEQS, from the coding sequence ATGGCGACAGAGAAGGTGTTGAGCGACGACAACCTGCTGGAGGAGATCCTCCTCCGGCTCGACCTCCCCACCTGCCTCGTCCGCGCCTCCCTCGCCTGCTCCCGCTGGCTCTGCGCCGTCTCCCGGCCGGCCTTCCTCCGCCGCTTCCGCAGGCTTCACGCGCCCCGTCTCCTCGGCTTCTACGTCGTCGGCGACGGCGTCCCGCGCCAAGACTTCGTGCCGGTCCCCAGCCCTCCTGAGCTGGCCGCCGTCCTCCGCCGTGCCAGCTCTGGCCTCGACGCCTACTCCGATTTCTCGTTCACCATCGACGACTGCCGCAACGGCCGCCTCCTCGTCGATGGCTACAGAGTCGGCGGCACTCAGGTGGTCAGCCCGCTGCTGCATCGGCAGCACCACCTGGCGCCGGCGCTAGTccttccgcctccgccgccggccagCCTCGACGGGGTCTCACACGGCTACACCTTCCTcccggaggacggcggcgacggcgcgtcGTACCACCGCGTGGATCTGGAGCACCACGGTCGGCAGGTCTCGGCGCAGGTGTCGACGCTTGGATCCGGCGCCTGGACGGTCCAGATCGCCAAAGCGGAGCTCCCGGAGCCGCCGGACAGAATCCCCGACCTAACCGTGCTCctccgcggcaagctctacatggTGACCACGGCCGGATACATCCTCGGGTTAGACTTGGCCGCGGCGAGCTTCTTCGTGGTCCAGCTCCCGGACGGCGTCACGTACCAGTACTTCGGCAGCCTGGTCCTGTCCCGAGGATacgacgaccaccaccacgacGGTGATCACCTCTACCTTTTCCATGTGGTGGATAGGTTTCAGCTGCAGGTCTGGCGCCGCCGGCCCTGGACGACGGCGGCAGATGACGAGGCCCAGTGGGTTCTTGTGCACAGCATCTGTCTGCGCAAGGCGTGCGGCCATCTTGTGCAGCAGACGCTTGTAGGTTtctcggtggtcggggtcggggacAACGCCGAGTTCGCCTTCTTGGAGGAGGATAGTGGCGCCTTCGTCTTGCTGTGGCTAGGGAGCAGGACAGTGGAGAAGGTGTACCAGAGGGACCCGGACAACGATGAACTCATCATCGTGTATCCAGTTACCATGGTCTGGCCGCCTGTGTTCCCTCCACATCAAGCAAGCAGAGCAAAGTTCAGGAACCTGGAAGAGGCAGAGCAAAGCTAA
- the LOC123050642 gene encoding uncharacterized protein, producing the protein MGSSKTNSQRVYLPHSAWDEEEDLLDYFNSILQDMEDLGHRMLSTTYVLGKSDATVSPYKTEELVRAASMLTHMSEDFYKGIKEAEAPEGIKDNKNEEEEEAKMVRSNGFLSVYHDYLECSDEYVKEKEEEEKKRKEEEEREKKEKEEREKKEKEEEHKRKEEKEKALEEKKKKDEEDRKRRKEEWIKKTAQDKHKYKEDEKKRNMEKRKERKERKEKEDEERRNQAEERRNQAEERRNQAEEWKRAFDYEEEMESTMEYLKNQMVIEQDFLHGCRRMWELDRGTEIGRCGAFEDKTLLSPMFFTHYTPCTIPSSAAVTGSTLQIYSFRILELKGNLNWPLYVYGLIAARDTVDRNRNILFNRSMFKCQLLTQNDPFLRLSGPSRAIVALDPVDFEVELKLHDGVGWESQDRPLMNVSNHYDVTDRTILFHSCWCTAELSLQRLATTVQATIVGVRVVEGGWPFKYGGRVACSQSAAEVIEPTSMEVVLLDCHGQGMPVGPNGYLQLSRNVVSVELQGELKVVIQAYLESGRIDDHEGHVYFPPKHCQTSTLECFIGDFKMEITVAWSRLVRDRMDVLIEGHIGKE; encoded by the exons atgggctCGAGCAAAACCAACTCGCAGCGGGTGTATCTGCCCCACTCTGCCTGGGACGAGGAGGAAGACCTCCTGGACTACTTCAACTCCATCCTGCAAGACATGGAGGATCTGGGCCACCGGATGCTGTCTACCACTTATGTTCTTGGCAAATCCGACGCTACCGTCTCGCCGTACAAGACCGAGGAGCTCGTCAGGGCGGCATCTATGTTGACGCACATGTCCGAGGATTTCTACAAAGGTATCAAGGAGGCGGAGGCGCCTGAGGGGATCAAGGATAATAagaatgaagaggaggaggaggcgaagatGGTGCGCTCTAACGGGTTCCTGAGTGTCTACCACGATTACTTGGAATGCTCCGATGAGTATgtcaaggagaaggaggaggaggagaaaaagaggaaggaggaggaggagcgtgagaagaaggagaaggaggagcgtGAGAAGAAGGAAAAGGAGGAGGAGCacaagaggaaggaggagaaggagaaggcgttggaggaaaagaagaagaaggatgaggAGGAtaggaagaggaggaaggaggagtggATAAAGAAGACGGCTCAGGACAAGCACAAGTACAAAGAGGACGAGAAGAAGAGGAACatggagaagaggaaggagaggaaggagaggaaggagaaggaggacgaGGAGAGGAGGAACCAGGCGGAGGAGAGGAGGAACCAGGCGGAGGAGAGGAGGAACCAGGCGGAGGAGTGGAAAAGGGCTTTTGATTATGAGGAGGAGATGGAATCCACAATGGAGTATCTCAAAAATCAGATGGTTATAGAGCAGGATTTTTTGCATGGCTGTCGTCGCATGTGGGAACTTGATCGGGGCACTGAGATTGGGCGGTGCGGTGCCTTCGAAGATAAAA CCTTATTGAGCCCTATGTTCTTTACACACTACACACCCTGTACCATCCCATCATCTGCTGCGGTCACTGGGAGCACCTTGCAAATCTACTCCTTCAGAATTCTTGAACTAAAAGGCAACTTGAACTGGCCACTCTATGTCTACGGCCTGATCGCTGCTCGAGACACCGTGGACCGCAATCGCAACATTCTCTTCAACCGGTCGATGTTTAAATGTCAACTACTCACCCAAAAT GATCCTTTTTTACGCTTGAGCGGCCCCTCTCGTGCAATTGTAGCTCTAGACCCCGTTGACTTTGAAGTTGAACTAAAACTACATGACGGGGTGGGATGGGAGTCCCAAGATAGACCATTGATGAATGTTAGCAACCATTATGATGTTACTGATCGTACCATTCTCTTCCACAGCTGCTGGTGTACAGCAGAGTTAAGCCTTCAGCGACTTGCTACAACGGTCCAGGCCACTATTGTTGGTGTTCGCGTGGTTGAAGGGGGGTGGCCTTTTAAATATGGAGGTCGAGTTGCTTGCTCCCAGTCTGCTGCAGAGGTTATTGAACCCACATCTATGGAAGTTGTGTTGCTGGATTGTCATGGTCAAGGAATGCCTGTTGGACCAAATGGTTACCTTCAGTTGTCAAGGAATGTTGTTTCAGTAGAATTACAAGGAGAATTGAAAGTTGTCATACAAGCTTACTTGGAATCTGGTCGTATTGATGACCATGAGGGTCATGTATACTTCCCTCCCAAACATTGTCAAACAAGTACACTTGAATGCTTCATTGGCGACTTCAAGATGGAGATAACCGTTGCTTGGTCCCGCCTGGTCCGAGACAGAATGGATGTGCTGATAGAGGGGCACATCGGCAAGGAGTAG
- the LOC123050644 gene encoding uncharacterized protein encodes MHFTRRVPVNIPDYFYVTPALQIYSFKIFRLNENLNWPLHVYGVVAARDDVDSNRNLLFCRSRANYQVLTEKDPFLRLTGPSCAIQAKAPVDFEVELKIKYGTESQDIAFFCSTNHHHMHHHTAWFPGSSCDGELSLQTIGRAVQATVLGVCVLEGGPPFEYGCRVACSLSSAELIEDLPSNQVVLLDCHGEQIPVESDGYLTLSRNVVTAELQGTLKVVIQAYAESGAIAGQGDVDFPSQHCQMSRGVCFVGNSKVEIVVAWSLLVEDKLDIL; translated from the exons ATGCACTTCACGCGCCGGGTGCCTGTTAACATCCCCGACTACTTTTACGTCACCCCAGCTTTGCAGATCTACTCCTTCAAAATTTTTAGACTAAATGAAAACTTGAACTGGCCGCTCCACGTGTACGGTGTGGTCGCTGCTCGAGACGATGTAGACAGTAACCGCAACCTTCTCTTCTGCCGGTCGAGGGCTAATTACCAAGTACTCACTGAAAAG GATCCTTTTCTGCGCTTGACCGGCCCTTCCTGTGCAATTCAAGCTAAGGCACCTGTTGACTTTGAAGTCGAACTGAAGATAAAATATGGAACCGAGTCCCAAGATATAGCATTCTTCTGTTCTACCAACCATCACCATATGCACCATCATACCGCTTGGTTCCCCGGTTCCTCTTGTGATGGAGAGCTAAGCCTTCAAACAATTGGTAGAGCGGTTCAGGCCACTGTCCTGGGTGTTTGCGTACTTGAAGGTGGGCCGCCTTTTGAATATGGATGTCGAGTCGCTTGCTCCCTATCATCTGCAGAGCTTATTGAGGATCTCCCGTCGAACCAAGTTGTGTTGCTTGATTGTCACGGTGAACAAATTCCTGTAGAATCAGATGGTTATCTTACTCTATCAAGGAATGTTGTCACCGCAGAATTACAAGGAACACTAAAAGTTGTCATCCAAGCATACGCGGAATCTGGTGCTATTGCTGGACAGGGGGATGTCGATTTCCCTTCCCAACATTGCCAGATGAGTAGGGGTGTGTGTTTTGTTGGCAACTCTAAGGTGGAGATTGTTGTTGCTTGGTCTCTTCTTGTCGAGGATAAGCTGGATATCTTGTAG